The Falco naumanni isolate bFalNau1 chromosome 14, bFalNau1.pat, whole genome shotgun sequence genome includes a window with the following:
- the SH2D1A gene encoding SH2 domain-containing protein 1A isoform X2: MDALPIYHGGITREAGEKLLLATGTDGSYLLRDSESIPGVYCLCVLHQGYVYTYRVSKTETGSWSAETAPGVHRRLFRKMHNLISAFQKPDQGIITPLKHPVVKDMNTKYPPGKNEDHGFHLQPS, from the exons ATGGACGCGCTGCCCATCTACCATGGTGGTATCACCCGTGAGGCtggggagaagctgctgctggcaacGGGCACTGATGGCAGCTACCTGCTGCGGGACAGTGAGAGCATCCCAGGAGTCTACTGCCTCTGCGTGCT gCATCAGGGTTACGTTTATACCTATAGAGTGTCCAAGACAGAAACTGGATCCTGGAGTGCTGAG ACAGCGCCTGGGGTCCACCGGAGGCTCTTTCGGAAAATGCACAACCTCATCTCGGCCTTCCAGAAACCCGACCAAGGCATCATAACACCCCTGAAGCACCCAGTTGTCAAGGACATGAACACCAAATACCCACCAG gGAAAAATGAAGACCATGGCTTCCACCTGCAGCCGTCATGA
- the SH2D1A gene encoding SH2 domain-containing protein 1A isoform X1, which produces MDALPIYHGGITREAGEKLLLATGTDGSYLLRDSESIPGVYCLCVLHQGYVYTYRVSKTETGSWSAETAPGVHRRLFRKMHNLISAFQKPDQGIITPLKHPVVKDMNTKYPPGTRGAEGASAVTEQSPLWRCG; this is translated from the exons ATGGACGCGCTGCCCATCTACCATGGTGGTATCACCCGTGAGGCtggggagaagctgctgctggcaacGGGCACTGATGGCAGCTACCTGCTGCGGGACAGTGAGAGCATCCCAGGAGTCTACTGCCTCTGCGTGCT gCATCAGGGTTACGTTTATACCTATAGAGTGTCCAAGACAGAAACTGGATCCTGGAGTGCTGAG ACAGCGCCTGGGGTCCACCGGAGGCTCTTTCGGAAAATGCACAACCTCATCTCGGCCTTCCAGAAACCCGACCAAGGCATCATAACACCCCTGAAGCACCCAGTTGTCAAGGACATGAACACCAAATACCCACCAGGTACTcgtggggcagagggagccTCAGCTGTGACTGAGCAGAGTCCTCTGTGGCGGTGTGGATGA